In Micropterus dolomieu isolate WLL.071019.BEF.003 ecotype Adirondacks linkage group LG17, ASM2129224v1, whole genome shotgun sequence, one genomic interval encodes:
- the dscamb gene encoding Down syndrome cell adhesion molecule homolog isoform X6, producing MRGSVAVFKCIIPASVEAYVTVVSWEKDTVSLSSGQRYLITYTGALYILDVLPEDGLNNYRCTTRHRYTGETRQSNSARLIVSDPTNAEPGILDGFDHREVMINHRVELPCKASGYPTPKYRWLKDNSPLEPDSRFRQTTTGLLIESSQPSDSGTYVCEVWNSYGNAEVMGRLYVKQPLKAVISPRKVKGSVGSKVSLSCSVSGSDEYELSWYRNGEIIYPGNNVRFSGLNRENLIMEGMSKSDGGAYQCFARKGKMSAQDFVQVILEDGTPKILSSFSEKVVNPNEPVFLVCNVKGTPPPRCTWSLDDDPVIKDSHHHLGHYETHEGHVVSQLNVTHTQVQDGGVYRCTCSNSAGVVYHQARINAEPVFAQ from the exons gaCAAAGATATCTCATCACATACACAGGAGCCTTGTATATTCTGGACGTCCTGCCTGAGGATGGGCTGAATAACTATCGCTGCACCACACGGCACCGCTACACCGGTGAGACTCGTCAGAGCAACAGCGCGCGTCTCATTGTGTCAG ACCCCACCAATGCTGAGCCAGGCATCTTGGATGGCTTTGACCACCGAGAGGTCATGATTAATCATCGGGTGGAGCTGCCCTGTAAGGCTTCAGGCTACCCAACGCCCAAATACCGCTGGCTGAAGGACAACAGCCCTTTAGAGCCTGACAGTCGCTTCCGCCAGACCACCACAGGGTTGCTGATAGAGAGCTCACAGCCCAGTGACTCTGGGACGTACGTTTGTGAAGTGTGGAACAGTTATGGCAATGCTGAGGTCATGGGGCGCCTGTATGTCAAGC AGCCCTTGAAGGCAGTGATCAGCCCTCGGAAGGTGAAAGGCAGCGTGGGTAGCAAGGTGTCTCTGTCTTGTAGTGTGAGTGGCTCAGATGAGTATGAGCTGTCATGGTACCGCAACGGAGAGATCATCTACCCTGGCAACAATGTTCGTTTCAGTGGGCTCAACCGGGAGAACCTCATCATGGAGGGAATGTCGAAGAGTGATGGCGGGGCCTACCAGTGTTTCGCCAGGAAGGGCAAGATGTCGGCACAGGACTTTGTGCAAGTCATCCTTGAAg ATGGTACTCCAAAGATCCTGTCCTCCTTCAGTGAGAAGGTGGTGAACCCGAACGAGCCCGTCTTCCTGGTCTGCAACGTCAAGGGCACGCCCCCTCCCAGGTGCACCTGGTCACTGGACGACGACCCCGTCATCAAAGACAGCCACCACCACCTGGGCCACTACGAGACCCACGAGGGACACGTGGTCAGCCAGCTCAATGTCACACACACCCAGGTGCAGGACGGCGGGGTGTACCGGTGCACGTGCAGCAACTCGGCCGGGGTCGTGTACCACCAGGCTCGAATAAAC GCCGAGCCAGTATTCGCCCAATGA